The following are from one region of the Leptospira neocaledonica genome:
- the prmC gene encoding peptide chain release factor N(5)-glutamine methyltransferase, producing the protein MADSQDNVLNLLKKSEEFLKKKNIPSARLDAEILLADLLKIQRVKLYIDFERPLSLSEKDEYRERIVQRSKFRPTAYIIGKKAFFDSEFYVNESVLIPRPETEELVAWVLEEYPNKENNLEVLDLCSGSGCIGISLAKARKEWKVSFTDASESALEINRKNIQEILNAERSFELYHGDLLSPIPNETKFDLIVSNPPYIPESDKSTIMPDVADYEPHLALFVSDFQGFHTKILTEAKSKLRTQGKLYLETHPRYSSWLKETALSLGYSEADLKKDLSGRDSFVRLKL; encoded by the coding sequence ATGGCAGATTCCCAAGACAACGTTCTGAACCTACTCAAGAAATCGGAAGAATTCTTAAAAAAGAAAAACATACCTTCCGCAAGATTGGATGCGGAGATATTACTCGCAGACTTACTCAAGATCCAAAGAGTAAAACTCTATATAGACTTCGAAAGACCACTTTCCTTATCCGAAAAAGACGAATACAGAGAAAGAATCGTCCAAAGATCCAAATTTAGACCTACAGCATACATCATTGGGAAGAAAGCATTCTTCGATTCAGAATTCTATGTGAACGAATCGGTTCTGATTCCTAGACCGGAAACGGAAGAATTAGTCGCTTGGGTTTTGGAAGAATATCCCAACAAAGAAAACAATTTAGAAGTATTGGACCTTTGTTCTGGCAGTGGATGTATCGGGATCAGTCTTGCCAAGGCCAGAAAAGAATGGAAAGTTTCTTTCACGGACGCTTCCGAATCCGCATTAGAGATCAATCGGAAGAATATTCAGGAAATCTTAAATGCAGAAAGAAGTTTCGAACTCTATCACGGAGATCTGCTCTCCCCTATTCCTAACGAGACCAAATTCGATCTAATCGTTTCTAATCCACCTTATATTCCGGAATCGGATAAATCGACGATCATGCCTGACGTTGCCGATTACGAGCCGCATCTCGCTTTATTCGTATCCGATTTCCAAGGTTTCCATACAAAAATCCTAACAGAGGCAAAGTCCAAGCTTAGGACCCAAGGAAAGCTTTATCTAGAAACCCATCCTAGATATTCTAGCTGGTTAAAAGAAACTGCACTTTCCCTCGGATACTCCGAGGCGGATCTAAAAAAGGATCTTTCAGGTAGAGATAGTTTTGTTCGGTTGAAGCTTTAA
- a CDS encoding Crp/Fnr family transcriptional regulator, with protein sequence MDLMLESMFSKFGKTFEPNQIIFCENEPGNDFFLIQAGKVKITKTVGNSIKTLDILEQGDIFGEMAILEEQPRSATAIAISEVKVLNFNRANFELLMTKNPTLALKILTIFSVRIYDAKRRLLILLLDDIIGKVADVFLMLYEKMHTHTEFKEVVLNVTVEDVADWCAQPVGEVQKVVNQFAKSGKIEIYSDKIVIHNINDFQRIVSQKRKPS encoded by the coding sequence ATGGATTTAATGCTCGAGTCAATGTTCTCAAAGTTCGGAAAAACTTTCGAACCGAACCAGATCATATTCTGTGAAAACGAACCAGGAAACGATTTCTTTCTGATCCAAGCAGGAAAAGTAAAGATTACCAAAACCGTGGGGAATTCCATCAAAACTTTAGATATCCTGGAACAAGGAGATATCTTCGGAGAGATGGCGATCTTAGAAGAACAACCTAGAAGTGCTACGGCAATCGCAATCTCAGAAGTAAAAGTTCTGAACTTCAATAGAGCCAACTTCGAACTCCTAATGACCAAGAACCCTACGCTTGCGCTCAAGATTCTCACAATCTTCTCCGTAAGAATTTACGACGCAAAACGAAGATTGCTCATCCTATTGCTAGACGATATCATCGGAAAAGTGGCCGACGTATTCTTAATGTTGTATGAGAAGATGCACACTCATACCGAATTCAAAGAGGTCGTGCTCAACGTCACTGTAGAAGACGTGGCAGATTGGTGTGCCCAACCTGTGGGAGAAGTCCAAAAGGTTGTGAATCAATTTGCTAAAAGTGGCAAAATCGAGATCTACTCCGACAAAATCGTTATTCACAATATTAACGACTTCCAGAGAATAGTCTCCCAGAAGCGCAAACCTTCTTAA
- a CDS encoding cyclic nucleotide-binding domain-containing protein, translating into MAGPIIRTYKGGSIIYFEKDRSEDIYVLRQGRVVLTYTAIDSGYEVKEDVRLGEFFGVKSALGKYPREETAQVVGGATVLVFKLSDFETFVAEKTHLILKMMKVFSSQLRLVHKKLREILGQAEARNPAFELMNVAEVFYKNNNFEHAAYGFAKYLEHYPSGAYAGRATELQDLARKGTPYPINMPPLVYDAASTRAPMSQENLQNIMKPATEKTNLGAGTDNTITSLYNRAHTFLNVGKFEEAAGIFKDLMVRTDFKYDSEKKLVDNALFQMGVCFLKLNNLDTASNTFSAYIKKHPSGESVKESLFHLAEIAEQQGDRQRAGMLFGKVALLPPERDSLSQKARQKAKELST; encoded by the coding sequence TTGGCTGGGCCCATAATCCGAACTTATAAAGGCGGCTCCATTATTTACTTCGAGAAAGATCGATCGGAGGATATTTACGTCCTCAGACAAGGTCGAGTCGTTCTCACGTACACCGCGATTGATTCCGGTTACGAGGTTAAAGAAGACGTACGACTGGGAGAGTTTTTCGGAGTCAAATCAGCACTCGGAAAGTATCCTAGGGAAGAAACCGCTCAGGTTGTAGGTGGAGCCACAGTCTTAGTTTTTAAACTTTCAGACTTCGAAACATTCGTAGCCGAAAAAACCCATCTGATCTTAAAGATGATGAAGGTTTTCTCCAGCCAATTGCGACTGGTTCACAAAAAACTGAGAGAAATTTTAGGCCAGGCAGAAGCCAGAAATCCTGCATTCGAGCTTATGAACGTCGCCGAAGTATTTTATAAAAACAATAACTTCGAACACGCAGCTTACGGATTCGCAAAATATTTAGAACATTATCCTAGCGGGGCTTATGCAGGAAGAGCAACCGAGCTACAAGATCTAGCAAGAAAGGGAACACCTTATCCTATCAATATGCCACCGTTAGTCTACGATGCAGCTTCTACCAGAGCTCCTATGTCCCAGGAAAATCTGCAGAATATTATGAAACCTGCTACGGAAAAAACGAATCTCGGGGCAGGAACTGACAATACGATTACTTCTCTTTATAACCGCGCTCATACGTTCTTGAATGTAGGAAAATTCGAAGAAGCGGCCGGTATATTTAAAGACCTAATGGTTCGCACAGATTTCAAATATGATAGCGAGAAGAAGCTCGTGGACAACGCACTTTTCCAAATGGGTGTTTGTTTCTTAAAGTTGAATAATTTGGATACTGCAAGCAATACCTTCTCTGCTTATATCAAAAAACACCCATCCGGAGAATCAGTAAAAGAGTCTTTATTTCATTTGGCCGAGATCGCGGAACAACAAGGAGATCGTCAAAGAGCAGGAATGTTATTCGGCAAGGTAGCATTACTTCCTCCCGAAAGAGACAGTCTTTCCCAGAAGGCTCGCCAAAAAGCCAAGGAGCTCAGCACCTAA
- a CDS encoding amidohydrolase family protein: MEWEIVNSKAVTPQGVLENATIRIKDGRISSLSSGIPKDVLPIRINLRGNFVYPGLINAHDHLLGTYLPKVGTNRPYLNWLPWDNDLKSSVVYAERQQLEPEQLYLLGSYKNLISGVTSVLDHIPHFVQKPFLDKSPVRILERFTLAHSICSYSLGWGDGPQIEYARAKEGNLPFVTHISEGFDEESKNALRELNSLGCLGENTVLVHGIAFDAEDIKTVSKTKANLVWCPESNLFMFGKTAPIREILEAGINVSLGTDSPMSGSINIFQEIRAAREFFAKEYGKELDPKIVFKMVTENPAKALRVENDLGKLEIGKKADLLVLSSEKEDAYQTLCTADLKSVRLVVKDGKPSYGDLSLKDFFDETGVTGREIKIAGTDKYLAGDPLGLLESVTRALGYKKDLAFFPVG; encoded by the coding sequence ATGGAATGGGAAATCGTAAATTCTAAAGCCGTTACTCCACAAGGAGTATTGGAGAACGCAACTATCCGGATCAAGGACGGGAGGATTTCTTCTCTCTCCTCCGGGATCCCAAAAGATGTTCTGCCGATCCGGATCAATCTAAGAGGAAATTTTGTTTATCCGGGGCTGATCAACGCTCACGACCATCTTCTTGGCACTTACCTTCCTAAAGTTGGTACGAACCGTCCTTATTTGAATTGGCTTCCTTGGGACAATGATCTCAAATCATCCGTAGTATATGCAGAAAGGCAACAACTCGAACCGGAGCAGTTGTATTTATTAGGTTCTTATAAAAATCTGATCAGCGGCGTGACTTCCGTTTTAGATCATATTCCCCACTTCGTCCAAAAACCTTTTTTGGATAAATCTCCGGTTCGGATTCTGGAACGTTTTACCTTAGCTCATAGTATCTGTTCTTATTCTCTCGGCTGGGGAGATGGGCCTCAGATAGAATACGCGAGAGCGAAAGAAGGGAACCTTCCCTTTGTAACCCATATCTCCGAAGGATTCGACGAAGAATCCAAAAATGCCCTAAGAGAATTGAATTCTCTCGGCTGTTTGGGAGAAAACACAGTACTCGTTCATGGGATCGCATTCGATGCGGAAGATATCAAAACGGTTTCTAAAACAAAGGCAAATTTGGTATGGTGTCCCGAATCCAATTTGTTCATGTTCGGCAAAACCGCGCCGATCCGGGAAATCCTGGAAGCAGGAATTAACGTGAGTTTGGGCACTGATTCTCCAATGTCCGGTTCTATAAATATTTTCCAAGAGATCAGAGCCGCACGGGAATTTTTTGCCAAAGAATATGGAAAAGAATTGGATCCTAAAATTGTTTTTAAGATGGTCACCGAAAATCCGGCAAAGGCGCTTCGGGTAGAGAACGATCTGGGCAAATTGGAAATCGGAAAAAAAGCGGATCTTTTAGTTCTTTCTTCCGAAAAAGAAGACGCCTACCAAACACTTTGCACTGCGGATCTTAAGTCCGTACGTTTGGTGGTGAAGGACGGGAAACCTTCCTACGGTGACCTTTCTTTGAAAGATTTTTTTGACGAAACAGGCGTGACAGGGCGCGAAATTAAGATCGCCGGAACCGATAAATACCTTGCAGGAGACCCCCTAGGGTTGCTAGAATCGGTCACCCGGGCCCTTGGTTACAAAAAGGATTTGGCATTTTTTCCTGTCGGGTAA
- a CDS encoding LIC_10271 family cell wall hydrolase, whose product MREFYFIRLICFGMMLISFPYRIDSAGTPLKIHTVKPKETAFSISQKYGLDWRILLEWNGKKENEGLKAGEKLKIPHNLSYSSRIEKNLPEDSPSSGTPKFHSPLKALPPVSLPYSNLSYYPNKGVLFKASRHKDVHPIRSGKVVVLDQMDGYRKYIILEHKGGYSSVYANLRSVSVKEGETVKTGDSLGELEEGKGLYFQINQGTKAVDPIPLLKY is encoded by the coding sequence ATGCGAGAGTTCTATTTCATTCGTCTGATATGTTTCGGAATGATGCTCATTTCTTTTCCTTATAGAATCGACTCCGCAGGAACTCCCTTAAAGATCCACACTGTCAAACCGAAGGAAACCGCATTTTCCATCTCCCAAAAGTACGGATTGGATTGGAGAATACTTCTAGAATGGAACGGCAAAAAAGAAAACGAAGGTTTGAAAGCGGGAGAAAAACTGAAAATCCCTCATAACCTATCCTATTCTTCTCGAATTGAAAAAAATTTGCCTGAGGACTCGCCTTCTTCCGGAACCCCTAAATTCCATTCTCCTTTAAAAGCACTTCCTCCTGTTTCACTTCCTTATTCTAATCTATCTTATTATCCGAACAAGGGAGTCCTGTTCAAGGCTAGCAGACATAAGGATGTTCATCCGATCCGATCCGGCAAAGTAGTTGTACTGGACCAAATGGACGGTTACAGGAAATATATTATATTAGAGCATAAGGGCGGATACTCTAGCGTGTATGCAAATCTCAGATCCGTTTCCGTCAAAGAAGGCGAAACGGTAAAAACAGGAGATTCTTTAGGAGAATTGGAAGAAGGGAAAGGACTTTACTTCCAGATCAACCAAGGTACCAAAGCTGTGGATCCGATCCCACTTTTGAAATACTGA
- the fusA gene encoding elongation factor G — protein sequence MSTAVADFKPTEKLLKTRNIGISAHIDSGKTTLTERILFYTNRIHAIHEVRGKDGVGAKMDSMELERERGITIQSAATYCQWKGHTINIIDTPGHVDFTVEVERSLRVLDSAILVLCGVSGVQSQSITVDRQMRRYNVPRVAFINKLDRTGANPFRVIDQLREKLKHNAVPVQIPIGLEGDLVGIVDLVTMKAVYFEGKDGMEITEKEIPAELQELAQKKREELLDAASMFSDELTEALLEGEPTVEQIKTAIRNGAISLKLTPVFMGSAFKNKGVQKLLDGVLDYLASPVDVVNSALDVKNESEKVVLPSDKDKPLVCLAFKLEDGRYGQLTYVRVYQGKIQKGMTIYNMSNNKKHNVGRLCRMHSDEMEDIDYAEAGDIIALFGIDCASGDTFTDGKMNVSMESMFVPAPVISLTIEAKESKHLNNLAKALNRFTKEDPTFQTHVDQESGQTIIKGMGELHLEVYIERMRREYGVELITGAPQVAYRETITSRADFDYTHKKQTGGQGQFGRVAGFIEPIPLEEDKNYEFVNSVVGGAIPREFISSVDKGFKSCLDRGSMIGFPIIGVKLTINDGSYHDVDSSDMAFQIAGRYAFRQGFSKANPQILEPIMRVEVDGPAEFQGPILASLNQRRGMILNTTEQDGYCKVEAEVPLSDMFGYSTVIRSSTQGKAEFSMEFSRYAPVPRNVAEELQKKYKPNSKDED from the coding sequence ATGAGCACTGCAGTTGCGGACTTCAAACCCACCGAAAAACTCCTAAAAACTAGGAATATCGGTATTTCCGCCCATATCGATTCAGGGAAAACCACTCTGACCGAGAGGATTCTATTCTATACTAACCGTATCCATGCCATCCACGAAGTTCGTGGTAAAGACGGAGTCGGTGCGAAGATGGACAGTATGGAATTGGAGCGCGAGAGAGGAATCACCATCCAATCCGCTGCTACCTACTGCCAGTGGAAGGGCCATACTATCAATATCATCGATACTCCGGGCCACGTTGACTTTACCGTTGAGGTAGAGCGTTCCTTACGTGTTTTGGATTCCGCGATCTTAGTTCTTTGCGGAGTTTCCGGAGTTCAGTCTCAATCCATCACTGTGGACAGACAGATGCGCCGCTATAACGTTCCTCGTGTAGCTTTTATTAATAAGTTAGACCGTACTGGAGCGAATCCTTTCCGGGTGATCGACCAATTACGTGAGAAACTAAAACATAACGCTGTTCCGGTTCAAATTCCTATCGGTCTAGAAGGGGATTTAGTAGGAATCGTAGACTTAGTTACCATGAAAGCCGTTTATTTCGAAGGAAAAGACGGAATGGAAATCACCGAAAAAGAAATTCCTGCTGAATTACAAGAACTCGCTCAGAAAAAGAGAGAAGAACTCTTGGACGCAGCTTCTATGTTCTCGGACGAATTGACTGAGGCTTTGCTGGAAGGAGAACCTACAGTAGAGCAGATCAAAACTGCGATCCGTAATGGAGCTATTTCTTTAAAACTGACCCCAGTTTTCATGGGTTCCGCTTTCAAAAACAAAGGAGTTCAAAAACTTCTGGATGGAGTTTTAGATTACCTAGCTTCTCCAGTGGATGTTGTTAACTCCGCTTTGGACGTTAAAAACGAATCCGAAAAAGTAGTTCTACCTTCTGATAAAGACAAACCGCTCGTTTGCCTCGCGTTCAAACTTGAGGACGGACGTTATGGTCAGTTGACCTATGTTCGTGTCTACCAAGGAAAGATCCAAAAAGGTATGACCATCTACAATATGTCGAACAACAAAAAGCATAACGTTGGTCGTTTATGCCGTATGCACTCCGACGAGATGGAAGATATCGACTACGCAGAAGCGGGAGATATTATCGCATTATTCGGTATCGATTGTGCTTCCGGGGATACTTTTACTGACGGAAAAATGAACGTTTCTATGGAATCCATGTTCGTTCCTGCTCCGGTAATCTCTCTTACAATCGAAGCTAAAGAATCTAAACATTTGAACAACCTGGCAAAAGCTCTCAACCGCTTTACCAAGGAAGACCCTACGTTCCAAACTCACGTAGACCAAGAATCCGGACAAACCATCATCAAAGGAATGGGAGAACTTCACCTCGAAGTTTATATCGAAAGGATGAGAAGGGAATACGGAGTGGAGCTGATCACTGGTGCTCCTCAGGTTGCATATCGTGAAACTATCACAAGCCGTGCAGACTTCGATTACACCCACAAAAAACAAACGGGTGGTCAAGGTCAGTTCGGTCGTGTTGCAGGATTCATCGAACCTATCCCATTGGAAGAAGATAAAAATTACGAATTCGTAAACAGTGTCGTGGGAGGAGCAATCCCTCGCGAATTTATCTCTTCTGTAGATAAAGGATTCAAGAGCTGTTTGGATCGTGGAAGTATGATCGGATTCCCTATCATCGGAGTAAAACTAACCATCAATGATGGGTCTTACCACGATGTGGACTCTTCCGATATGGCATTCCAGATCGCAGGACGTTATGCATTCCGCCAAGGATTCAGCAAAGCAAATCCTCAGATTCTTGAGCCTATCATGAGAGTAGAAGTCGACGGTCCTGCGGAATTCCAAGGTCCAATCCTTGCTTCCTTGAACCAAAGACGGGGAATGATCCTCAACACTACCGAGCAAGACGGATATTGCAAAGTGGAAGCAGAAGTTCCTCTTTCCGACATGTTCGGGTATTCTACTGTGATCCGTTCTTCTACCCAAGGAAAAGCGGAGTTCTCTATGGAATTCTCTCGTTACGCTCCTGTCCCAAGAAACGTAGCAGAAGAATTACAGAAAAAATACAAACCGAACTCCAAAGACGAAGATTGA
- a CDS encoding TrkH family potassium uptake protein gives MGSFKFFKRNVNRIARAFLLLSVARILCLAFAGAILIGSFMIYASEEGRISYADSFYLAASAICVTGLTTVSISELAFSTQVIIMFLFQIGGLGIITFTVLVGILVVRGLSRSTRIAAFVFEAIDSHESADGKSKNAPYVRRILLSILNISVSIELLGAFLLYWAMPEDLSGLPGDPNRVFLSLFTSVSAFNNAGFSIVDDLTFLSKEPLSLLVVESLVVMGGIGFPVILFFEKTLLEAFRNVMHRVEVVMETYLMSRALEEGKEPSWIYLILIRMSFWAEERLALYRKALKGEANRIQMKLLLYGTLILVHVGGIGVLLAEWDNPETIGKLGFVDKLFNSFFLSVSSRTAGFNTFDLSEMRSPTYVLLCSLMFVGGGPQGAAGGIKITTFVILLMYLRNVISPQARVTIMGEEVSKNSIAISTRIYFLATISIVFFMLVITIANGHRHGIEEIFFEVMSAFGTVGLTKGLTPYITGVEKFLYPCIMYVGRVGVFTLLIAFTGHSGLGTLGAQDDGVKIQVG, from the coding sequence ATGGGCTCATTCAAGTTCTTTAAACGAAATGTAAACAGAATCGCCAGGGCGTTTTTGCTATTGTCAGTAGCAAGGATTCTTTGTCTTGCCTTTGCAGGAGCGATCTTGATTGGGTCCTTCATGATCTATGCTTCGGAAGAAGGTAGGATCTCCTATGCGGATTCATTCTATTTAGCTGCCTCTGCCATCTGTGTTACCGGATTAACTACGGTTAGTATCAGCGAACTGGCATTCTCCACCCAAGTGATTATCATGTTCTTATTCCAGATCGGTGGATTGGGAATTATTACATTTACGGTTCTCGTAGGGATTCTGGTGGTTCGAGGACTTTCCAGAAGTACTAGGATCGCAGCATTCGTGTTCGAAGCGATAGACTCTCACGAATCAGCGGATGGGAAAAGTAAAAATGCTCCTTATGTTCGAAGGATTCTATTATCTATTTTGAATATATCCGTTTCGATAGAATTATTAGGCGCGTTCTTATTGTATTGGGCAATGCCGGAAGATCTAAGCGGATTACCTGGAGATCCGAATCGAGTTTTTTTAAGTTTATTCACTTCTGTTTCCGCATTCAATAACGCAGGATTTTCCATAGTAGACGATCTTACATTCTTATCCAAAGAGCCACTTTCTCTTTTGGTGGTAGAAAGTTTAGTAGTTATGGGAGGCATCGGTTTTCCGGTTATTTTATTCTTCGAAAAAACATTACTCGAAGCGTTCAGAAACGTAATGCATAGAGTAGAAGTGGTCATGGAAACTTATCTCATGTCCCGTGCATTGGAAGAAGGTAAAGAACCTTCTTGGATCTATCTCATCCTGATTCGTATGTCTTTCTGGGCCGAGGAAAGACTGGCTCTATACAGAAAGGCACTCAAGGGAGAAGCGAACAGGATACAAATGAAGCTTCTACTTTATGGAACCTTAATATTGGTTCATGTGGGTGGGATTGGGGTATTATTGGCAGAATGGGATAATCCTGAAACCATAGGGAAACTAGGATTTGTGGACAAACTATTCAACTCATTCTTCCTCTCCGTTTCTTCCAGGACGGCTGGATTTAATACGTTCGATCTTTCTGAAATGAGAAGTCCGACTTACGTTCTTCTTTGCTCTTTGATGTTTGTGGGAGGTGGTCCTCAGGGAGCCGCGGGTGGTATCAAGATCACAACCTTTGTAATTCTATTAATGTATCTTAGAAACGTAATTAGTCCTCAAGCAAGAGTAACCATCATGGGGGAAGAAGTTTCTAAAAACTCGATTGCGATCTCTACTCGGATCTATTTTTTAGCAACAATATCTATCGTGTTCTTTATGCTGGTAATCACGATTGCGAACGGACATAGACATGGAATAGAAGAAATCTTTTTCGAAGTTATGTCTGCGTTTGGTACTGTTGGATTAACAAAAGGATTAACTCCTTATATCACTGGAGTAGAAAAGTTTTTATATCCTTGTATTATGTATGTGGGAAGAGTAGGTGTGTTCACTCTTCTGATCGCGTTTACCGGCCATTCCGGATTAGGGACCTTGGGAGCCCAAGACGACGGAGTCAAGATCCAGGTAGGATAA
- a CDS encoding decaprenyl-phosphate phosphoribosyltransferase has translation MLFSYIKLLRPHQWIKNIILFAGIIFGKKLGDLESVERAIYAFFLFSLTASCQYVLNDFLDRKEDALHPEKKHRPLASGAISPTIALLLTAVLLSITLVLSFKLQAEFFYWVAGYLIFNIVYSRFLKHMVILDVMSISFGFVVRAIAGSIVVGVSFSSWLLLCTFMLALYWGFGKRRGELIILEEGAKGHRKILEEYSVNFLDLMMGIVATMTLVTYVMYVTSPHTIENLGTDKMVYTIPIVVYAIFRSLYIIYIKNMGHNPTRAILTDWGVLMAGFLWLLLVVWIMYSGSGQSLPFQL, from the coding sequence ATGTTATTTTCCTATATAAAACTTTTAAGGCCCCACCAGTGGATTAAAAATATCATCCTATTTGCTGGGATCATATTCGGGAAAAAATTAGGAGACCTGGAATCGGTAGAAAGGGCAATTTACGCCTTTTTTCTATTTTCATTAACCGCAAGTTGCCAATACGTTCTAAATGATTTTCTGGATCGAAAAGAAGACGCACTTCATCCTGAAAAAAAGCATAGGCCCTTGGCTTCCGGGGCGATCTCTCCCACTATAGCACTTTTACTGACAGCAGTTTTACTTTCGATCACCTTAGTTCTGTCCTTTAAATTACAGGCAGAGTTCTTTTATTGGGTCGCAGGTTATCTGATCTTTAATATAGTTTATAGCCGTTTCTTAAAACATATGGTTATCTTAGATGTGATGAGCATCTCCTTCGGATTCGTTGTGAGAGCGATCGCAGGTTCCATCGTTGTTGGAGTGAGCTTCTCTTCATGGCTTCTTCTCTGCACATTCATGTTGGCTCTTTACTGGGGCTTCGGAAAAAGAAGGGGAGAACTTATCATATTGGAAGAAGGAGCTAAGGGGCACAGAAAAATCCTAGAAGAATACTCGGTTAATTTCTTGGATTTGATGATGGGGATTGTAGCCACAATGACATTAGTCACCTACGTTATGTACGTTACCAGCCCTCATACGATTGAAAATCTTGGCACAGATAAAATGGTGTATACGATCCCGATCGTAGTTTATGCAATCTTTAGGTCTTTGTATATTATCTATATCAAAAATATGGGCCATAATCCTACTAGGGCAATTTTGACGGACTGGGGTGTCCTTATGGCGGGATTTCTCTGGCTTTTACTTGTTGTTTGGATTATGTATTCAGGTTCCGGACAAAGTCTTCCTTTTCAGTTATAG
- a CDS encoding TlpA family protein disulfide reductase → MNKRVKAGFQYGGALALLLSATFFLAWFRALDTEPVVSLDGKEFRTPIGEKANIKGKTTVVYFWATWCGVCNTNLPLVKWYASTLKDQNRFAFISVEEGESSSALKDYLEKQAVDFPVIVGNPMLLRDWGIRGYPSFYILDGEGKVRFAESGIMSPLGMFLRLIWARIFWS, encoded by the coding sequence ATGAACAAAAGAGTAAAAGCAGGATTTCAGTACGGAGGAGCATTGGCCCTTCTACTTTCCGCAACTTTTTTTCTCGCCTGGTTTAGAGCCTTGGATACGGAACCCGTAGTGAGTTTGGATGGAAAAGAATTCAGAACTCCTATAGGTGAAAAAGCGAATATAAAAGGCAAAACTACAGTAGTATATTTTTGGGCGACCTGGTGCGGAGTTTGTAATACGAATCTTCCTCTGGTCAAGTGGTATGCTTCCACACTCAAAGATCAAAATCGTTTCGCATTCATTAGTGTAGAAGAAGGAGAAAGTTCCTCCGCTCTCAAAGATTATCTCGAAAAACAAGCGGTGGATTTTCCTGTGATCGTAGGAAATCCGATGTTACTCAGAGATTGGGGCATTAGAGGTTATCCTAGTTTTTATATTTTGGACGGAGAAGGGAAGGTCAGATTCGCAGAATCCGGAATTATGAGTCCTTTGGGCATGTTCCTAAGGCTGATCTGGGCTAGAATTTTCTGGTCCTAG